The Pontibacter sp. SGAir0037 DNA segment TCGCCTACATCCCAGGAGTCGAGGTGGCCGCCAACAACTATAATTTCGTCTGGTTTTTCAGAGCCCTTAATCTCTCCTATCACATTGTATGATAAAACATCAGGCCGTGTTTCGCAGGTCATGCGCATATAAAAGCTCAGATTCGGGTCTTCCTTCAGTTGCGCACTCAGTTTTTCAGCGCCATTGGTGCTAATGGAAGCCGCCGGTATTTTAGTCACATCATCAGCATAGCGCGTACCACCGGTATGAGCAACATCCTGCAGGTCGTTGGTCATGGAGCGCACAATTACACCTACAGCCCCTAACCTGGCAGCAGCCACCGGACCGCCGCCACGCTGATCTACGGCTCCACCGTAGGCCGTTCCGGTTTGTATAATTTTATTATCAAACGGGCGATTAAAGAAGACGATCTTCCCAGTTACCTTTTTCTTTCCGAGTTTCTCCAGTTCCTCAAAACTCTTCACCTCTACCACCTGCGCACTTAGTCCTTGCGTGCCTGTACCGATAGAGCCACCCAAAGCCAGAATATTTACATCTGTATATCCCCCTGATTTCGGACTGTTGATGCGAGCTATTTCTTTATCGCCGCGCACCCAGTATGGCACCATTACCTCCTGCAGGTAAACACGGTCCAGCCCCATTTTATCCATTACCTGGCGGCTCCACTCTACCGCCGCCGCCGCCTGAGGAGAACCACTAAGGCGGGCACCGATTTTCTTGGTCAGGTAGCGCAGGTTCTCGTAGCTCTCGTAACTTGTCAGCGCATTATCATAAATTTTCCGGATAATGACAGAATCAGCAGCCTGGTTCTGCTGTGCCATGGCAGGCAAAGCCGCAAACACAGCTGCCGCTGCTACAATAGCGCGTATTTTATTTCTGATTAACATGTAAAGGTTAGTATAATTGGTTTTAATTCAATCTGAGTCTCTCTGACAGCCTACTTCACATTCAGAATGCGCTGCAGGTCCTGTGGTTTGAGGGTAAGCAATCCCACTTCAGGTAAGCGGGTGGTAAGCTCCTTCCAGTTTTTGTCTTTCTTGTAAACCTCGCTCAGCAGTTTGCTTGCTTCGCTTATGTTGCCGTTGTTAGCCAGTGTAATGGCATGCCAGTACTTCATTTCCAGATTGTTCGGAAACATAGTTTCTGCCTTCCCATATTCTTCCATGGCTTTGTCCATCTGCCCTTTCTCTACAGCCAGATCGCCGTTGTTCATGTGCTCATAGGCCCTGTACACCTTCAGCAGCCTTGCCAGTTCATCCAATGGCTTCTCATGGTCATCAACCCGAAGGTCGATCAGGCGATCATCCCAGGGCTGCTTACTTGCAGTACCGCGCACCACCACCAGAGCAGTTGATTGTTTTCCCCGAATGTCTCCGCCCTCCTGCTCTGCTGCCTGCATCGCCAGCAGCACTCTTTCTGCCAGAGGTTTGTCGGCATTCTTTTCAAAAGCACGTGCCATGGCAGGCCATACTTTGTCTGTCAGCATCATATTTGCCTGTACCGAGAAGTCGGCCCCGGTTGTATGTCCTGCAAAGCGCACACACTGCTTGCCAGTATGCACCGCAACCCTTCCCTGCGCATCCAGAATGGCTACCTGGCGCACTTCATGGCCTTCGTCTTCGGCCAACAGTATATCCAGGGCTTCCTGGGGAGATTTGCCCTGCTTCAGCAGCTCCAGCCCTTTCGGGCCAAACGACTTATTTACAAAAGACTGTGTTGCCACCACACCCACACCGGCTTCAGCCCAGGGCACGGCAGTACCAACCGAAAACCAGTGGCTTTGCACGCCAACAGCCATTTCGCCTGTCTTTGCATCGCGCGCTACAATAGAATAAGTGTGGGCGAAAGGTTCTTCGGCTTTATACACTTGTGCCTTTGCAGCAGGCAAAGCCAGGCAGCAGAGTGAAGCAACCGTATAAATGGTGCGTTTCATAAATCTGAGGTTCATAATATATACTAAAGTTAGACGGGCTTTTGTTTTTATCTGTAAAGCTTCGGGAGGGCGCCATATAGTTTTCACAACCCAACTCCAAACTATAAGTATAACAGAAAAAAGACACAGCTCCAACACTGGTTGTTTCTCTACAACCACAGAAAACTCATTATACATGAAAAACCCTTATCCAGAGAAGAAAAAGCTGCGCATGGCTTTGCTTATAGATGGCGATAATGCGCAGCCAAGCCTGATTGTAAAATTAATGGCTGAAGCAGGCAAATATGGCATAAACACCATCCGGCGTATTTACGGCGACTGGACCACCCCTCAGATGAACGGCTGGAAAGACTGCCTGAACAACCATGCCATTCAACCTATACAGCAATTCCGATACACTGTGGGTAAAAACGCCACAGACAGTGCCTTGATCATAGACGCCATGGATTTGCTGCACAGCCAGCTGGTAGACGGGTTTTGTATTGTTTCGTCAGACAGCGACTATACCCGCCTGGCCACCAGGATACGGGAGGCAGGCATATTTGTGATGGGCATAGGCCAGCGCAAAACGCCTAAACCCTTCGTGAATGCCTGCAATATCTTTATCTATACAGAAAACCTGGTTGATAATATCGAAGAAAAGAAAAAAGAACAGCAGGAAAAGTCCAGCGAAAACGGGAACCATGCACCAAACCCTATTCCGCTCCTGAAAGAAGCATTTGACATGGCTGCTGATGAAGACGGCTGGGCACATTTAGGAGCCATGGGTATGAACCTGCGCCAGCTAGACCCCAGCTTCGATTCACGCACATTTGGATACAACCAGCTTATTCACCTGATCAAGGCGCACAAGGATTTGTTTACCATTCGTAAAGAAGATGACAAAGGACCATCGGCGGTTTACATTAAAATGCGGAAGAAGCCGAAAGCAAAACGACAGAGCAGCAGAAGCAAAAAAGGAAGTACACCTGTAGCCTTACTTAAAAACAGCAGCCCAGCCATCTGATGCAGGCCTTGGAGTCACCCACGATTTCGCACCCATTGTATAAGGTATGGCAGCCAGATCAACGGTTGGATCTACAAGTGGATGCCGCTCATAACCGTTCAGACTAAGATAAGACTGCACGTATACCTGGGGCTGCTGTACTCCTTTCTTTGCATACTCCTTTTTAAGAAACTGCGCAAATTGCCAGAGCATATCAGGGTTATCGGCCATTTCGGAAGCCTGGTGCCGGGTGAGGTATTGCCTGGGAAATACCTGCTGCTCTTCTCCCGTTTTACTATCCCGCACCGTAAAGAATGCCTCTCCCCGTTTGGTGCGTAGCATCATTCGCCAGGAGTAGCGATGCCCTTCTTCTGTCCAGTTTACATCGCCCGGAATAAAGAAGTGGCGCAAAGGAAACGTTAAGTGAAACAATATATACACGGAGAAGAAGGCCGTAACAAGCTTTCGTTTCGGCAAAGAGTAAGGAATAGGCTGAGCCGCCAGTAGTTCAGGTGATACCTGTTTCCGGAAAAACCACCTGGCAATTTGTTCCGGCTTAAAAAACAGCACTGCAGCCGCAATCATAAAATAAGGGAACACTCCTACATGAAAAACAGCAGAGTTAAAGATATGAAACCCGAAGGCTGCCCAAAAGCCGATTACGCGGGTACGGGGCCACAAAAGCATCCAGGCAATAAACAGATCGAAAAACAACCCTCCCCAGCAGATAATATACACAGTAGGTTCTGCACCAAGTAAGGGCCCGATGACAGGATATTCTGTTTTATAGCTCAGCCAGATGCGCATTGGCCTGCCCATTAGCCAGTCGGGCTGTATTTTAGCAATACCGGCATAGAAATACACAATAACCTGCTGAATGAGAAGTATCCATAGTGTCCATTGAGGCACTGCTTCCTGCTCCAGTTCCGGCTTCCGGCGCACATCCATCGATAGCTTTCTGTTGGCTGGCAGTAAAGCCATAATACCGCTCATTAGAAAGATCAGGTAGTGGTGATTCAGGTAGTGTGTTTTTTCAGCAAAGAAGCTAAACCCAAAAAGCAGAAAAAACAGGAAGGTACTGATATGATAATACCAGCCTATCATCATCATCAGGCCCAGCAACGCCATTACCAGGTAAAGGTAAATCATGCCGTTACCGGGCAAAGGCTTTATCCAGTCGAGGCCAATGTAGTTAAAATGCCAGCTTGGCTCCAGGTAATGCTCTTGTACCCAGCCTATAGCTACCGCGCCAACGCCTTCGAAAAACATAAGAAGGCCAAAGGCAATTCTGAAATAAACGAGGGGGTAAATAGAAACAGGCTTGAACAGTTCTTTCATGTATGCCAATGTAAATTAAACATAGCCACTGTTCAAGCCTTTATAGATCTATAGTACCAGACTGAGTGCCAGAGAAAAGTTTCTGTACTTGCCTGTTGCTGTATTGTCATTAAAAACGTTTGACAGTCCGTGATGATACATCACATCTACTCCAAACCTCCAGATATCAACACCAATGCCCCCGTTTAAAGCGAACTGCGCATTTGTTACGTTTCTTCTGCGCACATCAAGGTTATTATCGGAAACACCCACTCCGAAAGCGAAAGAAGGGCCCACCGATAAGCGGTATCTGCTAAAGCTCCTGTTCCTGCCAAATTGCTGAGACTGTGTCTGGAGCCCCACCAGAACAGGCAGCCTGATAAAGCGCACAACTACTTCGTCACGTTCTCCTTGCCTTGGCTGAGAAGCCCGGATAATGTTTATGGAATTGTTCACAAAATCGACACCCGGCTGCACATAAAAACGCTGCCCGATTCTGGCAAAGATCCCGAATTCGGTTCCTATACCTGCATTCGCATCTACAACCGTTGGATCATCAGTAATATTTGCAGCATTTAAACCTGCACGGATGCCGTATCTTACAGTAGTGGCAGGATCGTTTACCCGGTTATACTGCGCATCATAAACATCTTGATTTGTATTGCCAAATTGTGCCGAAGTTTTAAAACTGATCAGGGCCACAATTGAGAATAGTATTAGCTTTTTCATAGTTTTATGGTTAATTTTAATTACCTGCTTCTATCACTGTTCCTCAACTAGCTACTGAAGTTTATTCTTACTGATAGAATAGCTTTGAATATTTACATTAAATGGCCGCACTTTGTTTTATAAACTATCAAAAATGACTCTCAGGACAGTGCTTCAGATTATGGTTCAGGCTATTTCTCTTTGCGCTAGCTAATTAAGGACCTTCAGCTTTTGCACTTAAACATCAATTAGAGTATATTGTTTAAACAATAAATTTTATCTGTGGAAGGCACTTCAGACAATTACAGGCTAACTGTTGCTCCTGATTTATACTTAAGAGAGGCATCGCTGGCAGATGCAACAGCTATGTACAGGCTTATAGATAAAGACAGAAACTACCTGCGGCAGTGGCTGCCTTTTATAGATAATACCTTATCTGTAGACGACACGACCTACTTTTTAAATTCTCTGAACACAGCCGGCCATCATACCGACTTGGTTTTTGTCATTCTGCTGCATGAAGAGCTGGTTGGCATCATTGGCATGAAGGGGATAGATTTACTGAACCGGAAGCTGGAAATAGGGTATTGGCTGGGAGAAGAATATCAGGGAAAAGGAATTATTTACCGCAGCTGCTCTATATTGATAAAACACGCATTTAATTATATGGGCATAAACCGTATCCAGATAAAAGTTGCTGTAGGCAATGAGAAAAGCCGCAAAATTCCTGTTAAATTGGGCTTTACTTTGGAAGGCACAGAACGGGCAGGTGAACTGATTCGCGATACGTTTGTAGACCTGCAGGTATTTAGCCTGCTACGAAGCGAATGGCAGAATTTATCCTAGCCCAATATTTACGCAAACTTAAAACAAACACACACACATTTGAAACTGCTTTTTGCTTCTTTCAGAATACTTAATCCTATTACAATTTTATGAAAAAGAATGTATTAGCTGTGGCCGTAATGGCATTGGTAGCTCTCAGCCCTGTAGTTGCCCAGGATGTTTCTACGATCACAGAACAGGAAACAGCACGTCTTCTTAAAACACTTAGCGCCGACGAAATGCAAGGCCGTGCTTCTTTTACACCCGGAATCGAAAAAGCAGCAAACTTTATCCAGGAAGAATTTAAGAAGATTGGTTTAAAACCGCTATCCTCCGCCAGTCCGGCAAAAGGAAACCCGTACAGGCAATCTTTTACAGTTTTCCGCTTAACCCCCATCTCCAGCTCTGCCAGACTGGGCAATGAAGACATTGCACCCGAAAACATGTTCGTTTCTACTGCCCAGGAAACTCTTAACTGGCAACAAAGTAGCGACAGGCAAGTTATCCTGATTCAGGAAAGCGATAACTTCAGGCAAGCTTTTATGCAAGCCAACGCATCCGACCAGGATGCTCTGATTCTGGTGCACCCGAAGCACTCACAAAGCTTTCAGACCTACAAAAATTACTTTGGGAAAGGCGGTATAAAGCAGGGAATCGGAAAAGGCAGCAGCAAAGTTGTGGTCCTGACCGGGCAAAGCAGTGCACAGGAATATAAGGTTGCAGTTCAGAACCAGGTGGAAAAGCTACCGCTATTTAATGTAGCAGGCATGATAGAAGGAAAACGCAAAGATGAGTTTGTGGTATTTTCCGGGCACTACGACCATATTGGTATACTGAAAGCAATGGAAGGCGATAGCATAGCCAATGGTGCCGATGATGATGCCTCAGGCACAACAGCTATGATCATGCTGGCCAAACATTTTAAAAAGCAGCGGAAACCAAACCGCACACTCTTGTTCGTGGCTTTCACTGCCGAAGAAATAGGAGGTTATGGCTCCCGTTACTTTTCCGAACAGCTTAACCCGGACCAGATCATGGCGATGTTCAATATCGAGATGATTGGTAAAGCATCTAAATTTGGTCCGAACAGTGCTTACATGACAGGCTTTGATAAGTCTGATTTAGGCACATTGCTCCAGAACCGCCTGCAGGGAACTGCGTACAGCATTCACTCGGACCCTTATCCGGAGCAAAACCTTTTTTACCGTTCCGATAATGCCACGCTGGCACGTTTAGGTGTGCCGGCCCATACCATATCATCGGTACAGATTGATCAGGATAAAACCTACCATTCGGTAAAAGATGAGTTTGGCATGCTGGACATGGCACACATGACCAGCATGATAAAAGCTATCGCGCTGGCTGCACAAGGTGTTGTAGACGGCTCCGATACACCTTCCCGCGTTGATAAGGCGCAGGTGAGGCAATAAATCTTCTGCAGGCACTGAGACTTTCGGTTAGGTTTCAGTGCCTGTAAAGCAACACAAACGGTGTGGCGCGTATAACGGGTTAGAATTCTCTCAACATGAAAGAAACACTATGCTTCCTACTTCTACTCCTGCTTGCTCCGTCTGCCCTGGCACAGGAACCTGTTATTACCTGGGGCCCTTCCATCGAACGCGATGTAGCGGAACTACAAAACCTGCATATCATAGGCATCAGCGGAACCGACTTCTATACAGTACACCAAGCTGACGGACAGGCTACGCTGGAGCGCTACGATGCTACGAATCAGCGCCTCTGGGCAACGGCCCTTTTACCCCGTACAGCCGATGGCCAGCCTGCCGAATTTCATGATGTGCTGCTGCTCGAAGGCAAGCTTCAGCTCCTGTCAACGCACCGCAAGAACGGAGTAACAACTGTTTACGCTCAGGAGATTACTTCTACCGGCAACTATAGGCCAACCATCCGAAGCGTTACCAGCGCCCGAACAAACGGCACCCTTTCCGTAAGTATATCAGACGACAAAAACGATGTGCTGATTGTACTAACCGACAGACCGCAGCAAAAACTAACGGCAAGTCTTTTTAACGCCAGCCTCAGCCCCAGATGGACCCAGACATTCTCGATGAGCGGTGTTTTCAGGCAAAGCGTTGTGCTTACAGATGGCTCTTCCTTTATTCTGACAGAGAGTAATGATTCGGCACCCATTACAGCTGCGTATCACTTATACAGCCTCAACGCCCGGAGTGGCAGCATACGCGATACTCCTTTAGGCCATCAGAACTATAACTTTACCCAAGCCATGATGGCTGCAAGCGGCACCGATCTGGTTGTGGCCGGTTTATATGCATCCGGTGCAGGAACGGCAGAGCAGCAGCCCGAACCAAGCGGCAATTTCTTTTACAGGTTTAGCGGTGATAAAAACAAAAGAAACCTAACTTCCATTATACCCTTCAACCAGCAGTTTATACGGAACTATAAAAGTGAAACCAATGACTTCGACCGGAGCAAACGCCTCCGGAACCTGGAGTTAAAAGAAGTTGAAACAGCAGGCCAGGGAGGCACCTATGTGATAGGTGAAGTATGGTTTCAGGAGAACGGCAATGGCCAGCGGCTTTACAACAGCCATGATCTTATTATTACAAGGTTAAAAGAAGACGGCTTCCTGGACTATAATACAAGCATTGCCAAATCACAAAGCGGAACAAGCGGTAACAGGTTTTTGTACTCTTTTCTCTCGAGCCTGCAGAGCAATAACCTCTTTATTGTTTATCAGAACATGATG contains these protein-coding regions:
- a CDS encoding outer membrane beta-barrel protein; this encodes MKKLILFSIVALISFKTSAQFGNTNQDVYDAQYNRVNDPATTVRYGIRAGLNAANITDDPTVVDANAGIGTEFGIFARIGQRFYVQPGVDFVNNSINIIRASQPRQGERDEVVVRFIRLPVLVGLQTQSQQFGRNRSFSRYRLSVGPSFAFGVGVSDNNLDVRRRNVTNAQFALNGGIGVDIWRFGVDVMYHHGLSNVFNDNTATGKYRNFSLALSLVL
- a CDS encoding GNAT family N-acetyltransferase — protein: MEGTSDNYRLTVAPDLYLREASLADATAMYRLIDKDRNYLRQWLPFIDNTLSVDDTTYFLNSLNTAGHHTDLVFVILLHEELVGIIGMKGIDLLNRKLEIGYWLGEEYQGKGIIYRSCSILIKHAFNYMGINRIQIKVAVGNEKSRKIPVKLGFTLEGTERAGELIRDTFVDLQVFSLLRSEWQNLS
- a CDS encoding DUF1028 domain-containing protein → MKRTIYTVASLCCLALPAAKAQVYKAEEPFAHTYSIVARDAKTGEMAVGVQSHWFSVGTAVPWAEAGVGVVATQSFVNKSFGPKGLELLKQGKSPQEALDILLAEDEGHEVRQVAILDAQGRVAVHTGKQCVRFAGHTTGADFSVQANMMLTDKVWPAMARAFEKNADKPLAERVLLAMQAAEQEGGDIRGKQSTALVVVRGTASKQPWDDRLIDLRVDDHEKPLDELARLLKVYRAYEHMNNGDLAVEKGQMDKAMEEYGKAETMFPNNLEMKYWHAITLANNGNISEASKLLSEVYKKDKNWKELTTRLPEVGLLTLKPQDLQRILNVK
- a CDS encoding HTTM domain-containing protein, whose protein sequence is MKELFKPVSIYPLVYFRIAFGLLMFFEGVGAVAIGWVQEHYLEPSWHFNYIGLDWIKPLPGNGMIYLYLVMALLGLMMMIGWYYHISTFLFFLLFGFSFFAEKTHYLNHHYLIFLMSGIMALLPANRKLSMDVRRKPELEQEAVPQWTLWILLIQQVIVYFYAGIAKIQPDWLMGRPMRIWLSYKTEYPVIGPLLGAEPTVYIICWGGLFFDLFIAWMLLWPRTRVIGFWAAFGFHIFNSAVFHVGVFPYFMIAAAVLFFKPEQIARWFFRKQVSPELLAAQPIPYSLPKRKLVTAFFSVYILFHLTFPLRHFFIPGDVNWTEEGHRYSWRMMLRTKRGEAFFTVRDSKTGEEQQVFPRQYLTRHQASEMADNPDMLWQFAQFLKKEYAKKGVQQPQVYVQSYLSLNGYERHPLVDPTVDLAAIPYTMGAKSWVTPRPASDGWAAVFK
- a CDS encoding M20/M25/M40 family metallo-hydrolase translates to MLIRNKIRAIVAAAAVFAALPAMAQQNQAADSVIIRKIYDNALTSYESYENLRYLTKKIGARLSGSPQAAAAVEWSRQVMDKMGLDRVYLQEVMVPYWVRGDKEIARINSPKSGGYTDVNILALGGSIGTGTQGLSAQVVEVKSFEELEKLGKKKVTGKIVFFNRPFDNKIIQTGTAYGGAVDQRGGGPVAAARLGAVGVIVRSMTNDLQDVAHTGGTRYADDVTKIPAASISTNGAEKLSAQLKEDPNLSFYMRMTCETRPDVLSYNVIGEIKGSEKPDEIIVVGGHLDSWDVGEGAHDDGTGCVQSIEVLRLMKDLGLKPKRTIRAVMFMNEENGLRGGLKYAEEAKAKGEKHIAAIESDAGGFTPRGFGISGTNNQYSKVLTWKPLLAPYGLHELTEGGGGADIGPLKGQGTVALIGFRPDSQRYFDYHHTVIDVFENVNRREMQLGAASMASLIYLLSQYGL
- a CDS encoding NYN domain-containing protein, which encodes MKNPYPEKKKLRMALLIDGDNAQPSLIVKLMAEAGKYGINTIRRIYGDWTTPQMNGWKDCLNNHAIQPIQQFRYTVGKNATDSALIIDAMDLLHSQLVDGFCIVSSDSDYTRLATRIREAGIFVMGIGQRKTPKPFVNACNIFIYTENLVDNIEEKKKEQQEKSSENGNHAPNPIPLLKEAFDMAADEDGWAHLGAMGMNLRQLDPSFDSRTFGYNQLIHLIKAHKDLFTIRKEDDKGPSAVYIKMRKKPKAKRQSSRSKKGSTPVALLKNSSPAI
- a CDS encoding M20/M25/M40 family metallo-hydrolase, producing MKKNVLAVAVMALVALSPVVAQDVSTITEQETARLLKTLSADEMQGRASFTPGIEKAANFIQEEFKKIGLKPLSSASPAKGNPYRQSFTVFRLTPISSSARLGNEDIAPENMFVSTAQETLNWQQSSDRQVILIQESDNFRQAFMQANASDQDALILVHPKHSQSFQTYKNYFGKGGIKQGIGKGSSKVVVLTGQSSAQEYKVAVQNQVEKLPLFNVAGMIEGKRKDEFVVFSGHYDHIGILKAMEGDSIANGADDDASGTTAMIMLAKHFKKQRKPNRTLLFVAFTAEEIGGYGSRYFSEQLNPDQIMAMFNIEMIGKASKFGPNSAYMTGFDKSDLGTLLQNRLQGTAYSIHSDPYPEQNLFYRSDNATLARLGVPAHTISSVQIDQDKTYHSVKDEFGMLDMAHMTSMIKAIALAAQGVVDGSDTPSRVDKAQVRQ